The Methanobacterium bryantii genome includes the window GTGTTGAAGACGCTTGCAAGAAAGAAGGTAGAGAATTTAAAGTTGATGTGATAGTGCAGAACCACGTTGAAAAAGATCACAGTGGAGTCTTAACAGACCTGCATAAAAAATTCCCGGAAGCACCTGTTTACTGTACTGAAATTGCAGTTGAAGGGCTTAAAAAACACTTCCCTGGTGTTTCAGATGTTAATTTCGTCACAGTAGGAACTGGCGATGCTCTAGACTTAGGAGGAAAGACTCTTGCTTTCTTAGATGCATTTTTATTACACTGGCCTGACAGCATGTTTACACTGTATGCAGAAGAAGGTATTTTGTTCCCTAACGACGCATTCGGACAGCACTTATGCTTCCCACAGCTTTACGATAATGAAATACCAGATTACGTGCTTATGGATGCTACTAAAAAGTTTTATGCCAATTTAATAACTCCAATATCAAAACTGGTACTTAAAAAATTCCAGGAAGTCACAGATTTAGGTCTTCTGGAACAAATCAAAATGATAGCCCCTGCACACGGGCAGATATGGACAGATCCAATGAAAGTAATAGGTGCATACAGCGACTGGGCCACTGGAAAGTGCGAAGACAAAATAACTATTATATACGACACCATGCACTATTCAACCCAGCAAATGGCCCACGCTATGGCAAATGGGGTTATGAGTGAAGGAGTAGATGTAAAAGTATATTACCTCCACGAAGATGAAAGGAGCGAAATTGTGAAAGATATTCTCGACAGTAAAGCGATAGCTCTGGGAGCCCCAACAATTTATGATGAACCGTTCCCAAGTGTAGGAGATTTAATATTTTACCTCCGCGGTCTTAAGTTCAACAGAACAGGTAGAGAACGCCTTGCTGTGACATTTGGATCAATGGGTGGTGAAGGTGGAGCACCTGAAAAATTAGCTGAAGAGCTTAAAAACTGCGGATTCGATGTAAAAGATCAATATGAAGTGTACTATGTACCTGATGCAGACGAACTGGAAAAATGCTTCCAGACAGGTAAAAAACTTGCTCAGGAGATAAAAGGGCTTTAATAAATCGAAATAGAGGAGATTAAAATGGAAATAATAAACGAACACGAAATTGGAATTTGTAAAAACACAGATATAGAAGAAGCAGTTCAGGCCAATTTTAACGGGGAATGCCAGGAAGTAGGAATGTACCTCGCTATGGCCCGCCAGGCACAAAGAGACGGTCTTCCAGAAGTAGGCGAAGTCTTAACAAGAATTGCACTGGATGAAGCTAACCATGCTTCTCATTTTGCAGAACTTGGAGGAATTATTAAGTCATCACTTAAAGAAAACATTGAAATGATGTTAAATGGGGAAACAATGGCTAACAATGAAAAGAAAGCCGCAGCTAAAAAAGCTAAAGAGTGTGATATAGATCCTGCACATGATTTCTTTGATGAAAGCTCAAGGGATGAAGGACGTCACGCTAAAATGTTAGAGGGAATTTTAGAAAGATATTTTAAATAAACTATGTGCTTTATCATCAATTCCCTCATGCCAAGATTTGGGAGAGACTCTTAAAGATCACCTATCTCTCCCACTTGAATTAACTTTATGGAGAGACATTAAATGATATTAACCTACCAACCTTCATCTGAGTTCTCTCCTCTGCTTAATTCATTGAAAGATTAAGTTGAGAGTATATTGTCTTGACTTAATCTTTATCACCTAATTAAAGTTATGGAGAGATATTAATGAGGACAATACCGCCTCCGTTCCTTGTTCCTGTCTCTCCTTACACAATTTCAAATTTATGGGGAGAATAACAAATGAGATTACCGCCTCTGTCTTATTCCCTCCTTTCTCCAAACAGGTGACAAAATGGTTTACAAATGTGATGTATGTAATTATATTTGTGATCCAAATAATGGAGACCCTGAAAATGGAATTAAAGCAGGAACTGATTTAAAAAATCTTCCTTCAAACTGGGTCTGCCCTATATGCGGTATAGAAAAAGATTATTTTTATTTACTGAAAAATGAAGACACATGTTATCCTGAAAGAAGCAGGATTTTATCTATGGCAAATCATGTTTTTGCTCACTAATTAAAAGCAGGGGTATAATATATGGATGAGTTTTAAAACATGATTTAGGTAATATTATAAACTAATTTAGAAATTTTTAGATTTTCTTATGATTAACTATTTTTAACTAAAATTTTTCATCTTTTTTTAATATGATAAAATCTTATTAATTATTTTCAAACAAAACTTGTCGGATTATATAAATCAGCAAATTTCCTTTGGTCGGATTTGCTTTTAATATCCTATATTTTTAGTAGTATCTGGTTAATTATCAAAAAGGGGCTTTAAACAATTACATTTAAAAGATGAATAAAATGTTAGTTGACTATATTAAGTTGAAAATCATAATTCATCTCGGAAGTTAAAGAATTATAGGGGATAACAATGGTTCAAAATAATGTTTTAATGTTATTTGATATTGACGGTACATTGGTTCAGGGAGCCAAATGTCATTATCAGGCTTATATAGAAGGAGTTAAGAAGTTTTACGGTATGGAAGAGTATGTGCACAGTGTAAACGCCGCGGGTAAAAGTGATAAATTAATTTTGCGTGAAATATTAGCATTAGGAGGCTTAACTACAGATGAAATTCAGAAAGATTTCCAGAGCTGTTTGGATTTCATGACGGATTATTACCTGAAAAATGTGCAGTATGAGAATATACATGTATTTGATGGGACTATAGAACTTCTAGATGAGCTTCAACGCAAAAATGTACTTTTAGGGTTAGTAACAGGGAATTTAGAACCTATAGCTTACGCTAAACTTGGAAGAGCAGGTTTAAATGGTTACTTTTCATTTGGAGGCTTTGGAAGTGACAATGCGGACCGTTCTTTAATGGTTAAAAAGGCTCTAAGCATTGCAAAAAACCAGCTTGGATTTAATGGTGATAAAATATTTGTTGTGGGAGATACTCCTCGTGATGTAGAGGCAGCTAAAGCGTATAACCTTAAGACTATAGCAGTAGCTACTGGAATGTACAGTGTTAAAGAATTAAAAGATTGCGGGGCAGATTACGTTGTAGAAAACTTTAAAAACAGGGATAAAATCCTGGAAATTCTTTATGAATGATATAATAATCGACCCTTTTAATTTTTAAAGCATTTTATTAAATGCTATTTTTTTAACAGTTTTATAATCTATTTGTTAAATAAATTCTAAGCTTATTTTTTTTTAGATGTATAAAAGGAAATGTTTAAATGGAAGCTTGAGAATTTATATTTGTCTATAAAATTAATTTAATTAATAAAATAGTGTGCTTGGGTTTACACCTTAACTTAGGAGGTTAGTCCTTTGAATTCTAAAGAAATAGTTAAACCAGTGCTAAATGTAAAAATAAACATTCCTTTATCAGATAAAGTAGAAGATCCATCTATCATTGATCCTACAGGAAAATTAAATATAGTATTCAGCGAGAATTTAGATATGAATACCGTTTCAGATGGAATAAAACTTTATAAAGTTGAATCTAATGGGAAAGAAATAGAAGAAGATATTGTAATAAGTTCTGATGAAAATTCACCTCCTGTTCTTTGTATCAGTAAATCTGATAATGCAGACTTTACGGAAGGTGAGGAATATAAACTTCACATAACTGATGAACTAAAGTCTGTAAGTGGGACATCTTTAGAAGAAGAATTTACAAATTACTTTGCTGTAGATTACTCATTTAATCTGGATTCAAAGGGTATTTCGGATCTAAATAATCAAAGAACGTTGATATTATGTATAAGTGATCTCCATATGGGTGCAAATGACAGCTATGCTGAAATTAACAGAAACAGAGAGGCCCTGGTTAAGTTCTTAGATCAAGTTAGAACTTCACCAAATGTCAAAGAACTGGTTATAGCCGGCGATTTCATAGATGAATGGTTTATTCCAATGAATATGGATACATTTAATGGAAAAACACAGAGGGACTTTGTAAAAGCGGTGGCTGTTAACAACAAACCTGTAATAGATGCTTTTAATTGCATAATAACAGATGGTAAAATAAAAGTAACATACGTACCTGGAAATCATGATTTATTGATAAATTCCGAAGATATTCAAAGTATAATGCCAGGAATACATGAAGCCCGTGATGTTAAAGGTTTGGGAGCATATACTCCTGTAGATTTCCCAGAAATAGTCATTGAACATGGACATAGATATAATTTCTATTGCGCACCTGATTTTTCAAACAGATCTATAACCAAAACAGATTCCATACTGCCTCCAGGATATATCTTTACAAGAATGGCAACAAGTTCAGTTATTCAGGGCCGCCCTAAAAGAGATGATCCATTACCAGTTGTTAGTAAAAATGAACTTGGAGAAGTTCAATATCTTTATTTCCTCTACTGGAATGTCTGGAAAGACCTTATTACGGATTTCCCTGTAAAAGAAGGGCTCGATGAAAATGTCATAAACACAAATATAGATGGATTTACTGGTTTTTATTCCATAAGTGATGTATTACCATATCAAGACCCAGATAATGGTTATATTGATGTTAAATTACATAATGGAGTTATTGAAGGTTGGGATGAAAGGCAAACTAATAATTTAGTCCCTGTTAAAATACCTACAGCAGAGGCAGTTTTGAAAGGAGATTTAGCCAGTCATCTTGATGATCAATCAGCTGTCCAGTACTTTAATAACCCTGATTCTGATAAGCGAATTGTTGTATTTGGACATTCCCATGAGGCACGTGTCATAACATCTTTCAATGAAAAACAGGAAAAGAATGTCTATATAAATTCAGGTACATGGATAGATAAGAATGAGTGTACCATGACATTTGCTGTTATTATACCTCCAAAAAGTGAAGATTCAGTTCCAGCATATGCTGGTCTTTATCAATATTCTCAAAGTGGAGATATTAAAAAATTAGGTTCTGAGGTGCTTACAAATTTGAAATAGTCTTTATTGATTATTTATTTTTGTCTATAACAAAGCAGCAGTATTTATCGCCCATAGCATAGCATTTTGTTTCAGTAACAGCTCGTTTATCGTTATAATAAGACGAAAAAAGAGATTCTAATATTCCTGCATCGAATGCACATGCAGGTCTTCCAAGATAAGGTAAATGCCTGCATTCATAGCATTCACTGACGTTAATTATCAATGGTTCAAGATTTTTAACTTCAACATTACCTAGATAGTGGGTTTCCCAGAACTGGGCGATATTTCCGAGGAATTTGCTCATTTCAGGGTCAGCTACTCTTTCATATAGTGCTTTTCCTACTTTGATTCCTGCATCGTGAAGTATGGGGTCAATGTTAATGCCCTGGTTTATTAGGCCTACACGTATAGTCTTAAACATTAATCTGAAAAATTCGAATGGATCTCCGTCGCTTAAAACATAGCTGGAGACGTAACTCTCTAAATTGTCTTCCTGTTTTTTATCTCGTGCCAATTCGCCGATATATTCTGATTTTATAAAAAATATCTTTTTACGTGCATCTTGAGGATCAGGCTTTGAACCGATTATTCCATCATCTACCAGTTTTTTGAGGTGTACTGATACCGTTGATTTGGCCTTTCCAGATGAAGTTACTATCTGATCAAAGCTTAACTCTCCTTTTCTAAGCATTGATAATATTTTAGACTTTACGGGGCTATCTATGGCCCGTATACCCTTTGATGTTGCAAATAATCCGATTTGGGTATCGTGGGATTTTTTTTGATTCGTGTCTTTCATAAAGATAGCCTCTCTTTAAGGTTTATATCTAGTTCTACGTTAGTCATAGATAAAATGATATGTTTAAATATTAACTTTTTTGATAATCATATTTTTTGAATAAGATAACTTTTCTTGTTTACAAAATATGTTGGTGTTCTTTATATACTTTGTTCGTGCACCATGAAACAAAACCGAAAATTATATATGCTATTGTTCGTAGATAATGAAACATTCGTATGCAGACGAACACAGTAAGATGGAGGAAAAACATGAAATTTGAACTATTTGGTAGGAAAAGTTCTGAATCATCAGGAGGGGGATGCTGTCCACCTGTAAAAGAAGACTTAAATATGTTTTGTTACCAGTGCTCTCAAACTGCTAGAGGAACTGGTTGTACAGTAAAAGGTGGTTGTGGAAAAGAAGCAACAGTAGCAAGGCTTCATGACAATCTGTTGTTTTCAATTAAAGGGATATCTGCATATCTGTACCATGCAAGAGAATTAGGATATACAGATCCAGAAGTGGATGGATTTTTAGAAAGAGGATTTTACTCTACACTAACAAATGTTAACCAGGATACAGGAGATTTTGTAAAGCTTGCCATTGAATCTGGGGAAATGAACATAAAAACAATGCAGCTTTTAAAGAAAGCTCTTATAGAAAAATACGGTGAACCTGAACCAACAGAAGTAAAAACTGGAACTGTAAAAGGTCACGGGATCGTTGCTACAGGCCACAGCATTAAAGCATTATATGAACTGCTTAAACAAACAGAAGGAACTGGAATAAATGTTTATACACATTCAGAGCTTCTCCCTGCACATGGATATCCTGAATTTAAAAAATTCGACCACCTTGTAGGGCAACTTGGAGGCCCATGGTTCGATCAAAGGAAAACATTTTCAAAGTACCCTGTCGCAATTCTTGGAACATCAAACTGTGTGCTAACACCAACAGATGCTTATAAAGAAAGAATATTCACATCAGGAGTTGCACAGTTACCTGGGGTCCAGCATATTGACGGTTATGATTTTACTCCAGTAATTGAGAAATCAAAATCCTTACCTGAACTTTCAGATGAAACTGGAGAAAAGGTATTTACGACAGGATTTGGAGCTTCCACAGTCCTTTCACTTGCCCCAAAAATTAAAGAATTAGTAGAAGCGGGAAAAATAAGGAGATTCTTTGTAGTTGGAGGATGTGATTCCCCAATGCCAAAAACTAGTTATTACAGAGAATTTGTGAAAAATTTACCTGAGGATACAGTTGTATTAACACTTGCATGTGGTAAATACAGGTTCAACGACCTTCAGCTTGGTGATATCGAAGGAATTCCAAGATTAATAGACCTTGGTCAATGTAACGATGCAATAGTTGGAATTGATATTGTAGCTGCACTCTCAGAATTATTTGGTCTTGAGATAAACGAGCTTCCACTCACATTTGTTTTAAGCTGGATGGAGCAGAAAGCCGTTGCAATCCTCTGGAGCTTGCTTGCACTTGGAGTTAAAGGTATTTACATTGGTCCAATTATACCTGCATGGCTAAATGAAGATATTCTAAATGTGCTGGTCGAAAATTACGATATAAAACCAATTGGAGACCCAAAAGAAGATATAAAAGCTATTTTAGGATAAGGTATTTAAGGTTCTCAATTCACACCCTTGAAAATGTATAATTTTCAAGGGTCTACATTTTTTTATTGTTGGTAGTGTTTTATTAGGCATATCCTGTAATTAACGGGTTATTATTTCATTTGAGACCATAATTTGCATTTTTATGGATTTTTAGATTATCTCCTCTGTATTAACTTTAAGTTACTTTTAATTACGATTTTAGATGGAATAACAACATTTATATGCATTATTTTAGATAATATATAAATAGTTCGGGTGAAACCAAACAATGAACTGGGATATATAAAAATTTTTTAAAACTTTAAATTCAGTAAAAAGTGTCAATTGGTGAATAAAATGAAGT containing:
- a CDS encoding FprA family A-type flavoprotein, producing MKAESIKIKEGVYWVGVLDWDLRTYHGYTLDGTSYNAYMVFGEDKAALIDNSYPGTFPELIARVEDACKKEGREFKVDVIVQNHVEKDHSGVLTDLHKKFPEAPVYCTEIAVEGLKKHFPGVSDVNFVTVGTGDALDLGGKTLAFLDAFLLHWPDSMFTLYAEEGILFPNDAFGQHLCFPQLYDNEIPDYVLMDATKKFYANLITPISKLVLKKFQEVTDLGLLEQIKMIAPAHGQIWTDPMKVIGAYSDWATGKCEDKITIIYDTMHYSTQQMAHAMANGVMSEGVDVKVYYLHEDERSEIVKDILDSKAIALGAPTIYDEPFPSVGDLIFYLRGLKFNRTGRERLAVTFGSMGGEGGAPEKLAEELKNCGFDVKDQYEVYYVPDADELEKCFQTGKKLAQEIKGL
- a CDS encoding ferritin-like domain-containing protein, producing the protein MEIINEHEIGICKNTDIEEAVQANFNGECQEVGMYLAMARQAQRDGLPEVGEVLTRIALDEANHASHFAELGGIIKSSLKENIEMMLNGETMANNEKKAAAKKAKECDIDPAHDFFDESSRDEGRHAKMLEGILERYFK
- a CDS encoding rubredoxin, giving the protein MVYKCDVCNYICDPNNGDPENGIKAGTDLKNLPSNWVCPICGIEKDYFYLLKNEDTCYPERSRILSMANHVFAH
- a CDS encoding HAD family hydrolase; this encodes MVQNNVLMLFDIDGTLVQGAKCHYQAYIEGVKKFYGMEEYVHSVNAAGKSDKLILREILALGGLTTDEIQKDFQSCLDFMTDYYLKNVQYENIHVFDGTIELLDELQRKNVLLGLVTGNLEPIAYAKLGRAGLNGYFSFGGFGSDNADRSLMVKKALSIAKNQLGFNGDKIFVVGDTPRDVEAAKAYNLKTIAVATGMYSVKELKDCGADYVVENFKNRDKILEILYE
- a CDS encoding metallophosphoesterase, translating into MNSKEIVKPVLNVKINIPLSDKVEDPSIIDPTGKLNIVFSENLDMNTVSDGIKLYKVESNGKEIEEDIVISSDENSPPVLCISKSDNADFTEGEEYKLHITDELKSVSGTSLEEEFTNYFAVDYSFNLDSKGISDLNNQRTLILCISDLHMGANDSYAEINRNREALVKFLDQVRTSPNVKELVIAGDFIDEWFIPMNMDTFNGKTQRDFVKAVAVNNKPVIDAFNCIITDGKIKVTYVPGNHDLLINSEDIQSIMPGIHEARDVKGLGAYTPVDFPEIVIEHGHRYNFYCAPDFSNRSITKTDSILPPGYIFTRMATSSVIQGRPKRDDPLPVVSKNELGEVQYLYFLYWNVWKDLITDFPVKEGLDENVINTNIDGFTGFYSISDVLPYQDPDNGYIDVKLHNGVIEGWDERQTNNLVPVKIPTAEAVLKGDLASHLDDQSAVQYFNNPDSDKRIVVFGHSHEARVITSFNEKQEKNVYINSGTWIDKNECTMTFAVIIPPKSEDSVPAYAGLYQYSQSGDIKKLGSEVLTNLK
- a CDS encoding V4R domain-containing protein, coding for MKDTNQKKSHDTQIGLFATSKGIRAIDSPVKSKILSMLRKGELSFDQIVTSSGKAKSTVSVHLKKLVDDGIIGSKPDPQDARKKIFFIKSEYIGELARDKKQEDNLESYVSSYVLSDGDPFEFFRLMFKTIRVGLINQGINIDPILHDAGIKVGKALYERVADPEMSKFLGNIAQFWETHYLGNVEVKNLEPLIINVSECYECRHLPYLGRPACAFDAGILESLFSSYYNDKRAVTETKCYAMGDKYCCFVIDKNK
- the hcp gene encoding hydroxylamine reductase, with the translated sequence MFCYQCSQTARGTGCTVKGGCGKEATVARLHDNLLFSIKGISAYLYHARELGYTDPEVDGFLERGFYSTLTNVNQDTGDFVKLAIESGEMNIKTMQLLKKALIEKYGEPEPTEVKTGTVKGHGIVATGHSIKALYELLKQTEGTGINVYTHSELLPAHGYPEFKKFDHLVGQLGGPWFDQRKTFSKYPVAILGTSNCVLTPTDAYKERIFTSGVAQLPGVQHIDGYDFTPVIEKSKSLPELSDETGEKVFTTGFGASTVLSLAPKIKELVEAGKIRRFFVVGGCDSPMPKTSYYREFVKNLPEDTVVLTLACGKYRFNDLQLGDIEGIPRLIDLGQCNDAIVGIDIVAALSELFGLEINELPLTFVLSWMEQKAVAILWSLLALGVKGIYIGPIIPAWLNEDILNVLVENYDIKPIGDPKEDIKAILG